A single Cucumis sativus cultivar 9930 unplaced genomic scaffold, Cucumber_9930_V3 scaffold78, whole genome shotgun sequence DNA region contains:
- the LOC101207932 gene encoding DNA-directed RNA polymerases II, IV and V subunit 8B isoform X1 produces MAGLLFNDIFKVKCVNPDGKKYDKVSRIEARSEKLSMHMLLDVNTEIYPIDEGEKLLMVLSPTLNYDGSPVTSYKDQEGKKSLADKFEYIMHGKTYKLSDEGSGSDLKVEVYASFGGLQMLLKGDPIHCAKFRVDQNMFLLLRKLT; encoded by the exons ATGGCGGGGCTTCtatttaatgatattttcaagGTCAAGTGTGTCAACCCAGATGGTAAAAAGTATGATAAAG TTTCTAGAATTGAAGCACGGAGTGAGAAGCTTTCGATGCATATGCTGCTGGATGTAAATACAGAGATATATCCTATTGATGAAGGTGAGAAGCTTCTGATGGTCTTGTCTCCCACGTTGAACTATGATGGATCTCCTGTTACCAGCTATAAAGATCAG GAAGGGAAGAAATCTTTAGCTGATAAGTTTGAATACATCATGCATGGTAAAACATACAAACTTTCAGATGAAGGCTCAGGTTCAGACTTGAAAGT GGAGGTTTATGCATCTTTTGGAGGACTCCAAATGCTGTTGAAGGGAGATCCCATCCACTGTGCCAAATTCAGGGTGGATCAGAACATGTTTTTGCTCCTTCGAAAACTCACATAA
- the LOC101207685 gene encoding ribosome biogenesis protein TSR3 homolog isoform X1 → MSHNKTRRFKNHHPRRGQSTRGHKFIGEDECLPVDPANEEEPTRPNIHLAMWDFGQCDAKRCTGRKLARFGLLKDLRVNSGFGGIVLSPVGVNCVSKEDHSLLKQKGLAVVDCSWARLGDVPFVKLRCAAPRLLPWLVAANPVNYGRPCELSCVEALAAALIICGEGETADLLLGKFKWGHAFLSVNRELLKQYSACENSADIISVQNAWLSQQRQVPKEPHNVEGADKSSVSEHDEGSDDSEDGLPPLEKNLNHLTLQQESDEESE, encoded by the exons ATGAGCCATAACAAGACTAGACGCTTCAAAAATCATCATCCTCGTCGCGGACAATCTACTCGGGGCCATAAATTTATTGG aGAGGATGAGTGTTTGCCGGTCGACCCAG CCAATGAAGAGGAGCCAACGCGTCCAAATATTCACCTTGCCATGTGG GATTTTGGGCAGTGTGATGCAAAAAGGTGTACAGGACGCAAGCTTGCACGATTTGGCTTGTTAAAA GATTTGCGTGTTAACAGTGGGTTTGGAGGCATTGTCTTAAG TCCAGTGGGGGTGAATTGTGTCTCCAAAGAAGATCATAGTCTTCTTAAACAAAAAGGATTAGCAGTTGTGGATTGCTCATGGGCACGGTTGGGTGATGTTCCATTTGTGAAATTGCGATGTGCTGCTCCTCGCCTAT TACCTTGGCTAGTAGCAGCAAACCCAGTAAACTATGGTCGACCATGTGAGTTATCTTGCGTGGAAGCATTAGCCGCCGCTCTAATCATATG TGGGGAAGGGGAAACAGCAGATCTGTTGCTTGGTAAATTCAAGTGGGGTCATGCTTTTCTTTCCGTTAATAg AGAACTTCTAAAACAATACTCAGCATGTGAGAATAGTGCGGATATTATTTCGGTCCAGAATGCTTGGTTATCACAACAACGACAAGTCCCCAAAGAACCGCATAATGTCGAAG GTGCAGATAAGTCATCCGTGAGCGAACATGATGAAGGTTCCGATGATTCGGAAGATGGACTTCCGCCATTGGAGAAGAATCTAAATCACTTGACCTTGCAGCAAGAAAGCGACGAAGAAAGCGAGTAA
- the LOC101207932 gene encoding DNA-directed RNA polymerases II, IV and V subunit 8B isoform X2: MAGLLFNDIFKVKCVNPDGKKYDKVSRIEARSEKLSMHMLLDVNTEIYPIDEGEKLLMVLSPTLNYDGSPVTSYKDQGGLCIFWRTPNAVEGRSHPLCQIQGGSEHVFAPSKTHIKHTNL, from the exons ATGGCGGGGCTTCtatttaatgatattttcaagGTCAAGTGTGTCAACCCAGATGGTAAAAAGTATGATAAAG TTTCTAGAATTGAAGCACGGAGTGAGAAGCTTTCGATGCATATGCTGCTGGATGTAAATACAGAGATATATCCTATTGATGAAGGTGAGAAGCTTCTGATGGTCTTGTCTCCCACGTTGAACTATGATGGATCTCCTGTTACCAGCTATAAAGATCAG GGAGGTTTATGCATCTTTTGGAGGACTCCAAATGCTGTTGAAGGGAGATCCCATCCACTGTGCCAAATTCAGGGTGGATCAGAACATGTTTTTGCTCCTTCGAAAACTCACATAAAACATACAAATCTCTAG
- the LOC101207685 gene encoding ribosome biogenesis protein TSR3 homolog isoform X2 has protein sequence MSHNKTRRFKNHHPRRGQSTRGHKFIGEDECLPVDPANEEEPTRPNIHLAMWDFGQCDAKRCTGRKLARFGLLKDLRVNSGFGGIVLSPVGVNCVSKEDHSLLKQKGLAVVDCSWARLGDVPFVKLRCAAPRLLPWLVAANPVNYGRPCELSCVEALAAALIICGEGETADLLLGKFKWGHAFLSVNRELLKQYSACENSADIISVQNAWLSQQRQVPKEPHNVEDKSSVSEHDEGSDDSEDGLPPLEKNLNHLTLQQESDEESE, from the exons ATGAGCCATAACAAGACTAGACGCTTCAAAAATCATCATCCTCGTCGCGGACAATCTACTCGGGGCCATAAATTTATTGG aGAGGATGAGTGTTTGCCGGTCGACCCAG CCAATGAAGAGGAGCCAACGCGTCCAAATATTCACCTTGCCATGTGG GATTTTGGGCAGTGTGATGCAAAAAGGTGTACAGGACGCAAGCTTGCACGATTTGGCTTGTTAAAA GATTTGCGTGTTAACAGTGGGTTTGGAGGCATTGTCTTAAG TCCAGTGGGGGTGAATTGTGTCTCCAAAGAAGATCATAGTCTTCTTAAACAAAAAGGATTAGCAGTTGTGGATTGCTCATGGGCACGGTTGGGTGATGTTCCATTTGTGAAATTGCGATGTGCTGCTCCTCGCCTAT TACCTTGGCTAGTAGCAGCAAACCCAGTAAACTATGGTCGACCATGTGAGTTATCTTGCGTGGAAGCATTAGCCGCCGCTCTAATCATATG TGGGGAAGGGGAAACAGCAGATCTGTTGCTTGGTAAATTCAAGTGGGGTCATGCTTTTCTTTCCGTTAATAg AGAACTTCTAAAACAATACTCAGCATGTGAGAATAGTGCGGATATTATTTCGGTCCAGAATGCTTGGTTATCACAACAACGACAAGTCCCCAAAGAACCGCATAATGTCGAAG ATAAGTCATCCGTGAGCGAACATGATGAAGGTTCCGATGATTCGGAAGATGGACTTCCGCCATTGGAGAAGAATCTAAATCACTTGACCTTGCAGCAAGAAAGCGACGAAGAAAGCGAGTAA